TGGAGCGTCATGCGGAGGAACTGGTCCGGCGATCCGATCGGCCGACCGCCGTCGTGGCCCATTCGGACCACACAGCCGGCGCGATCGCGTGGGGAATTCACCGGGCCGGACTGACCATTCCCGATAACGTGGCCCTGCTCGGCATGGACGGAACGCAGGCGGGGCGCTACTACTGGCCGCCGCTGACCACCGTCGCCCAGGACCGCGAAAACATGATCCGCGCTGCCGTCGAGATGGTCGTCAATATGATCGAAAAGAAAGAGGGGCCGGGAAGGAGAGTCTCCTTTCCGACCAGGCTCATCGTCCGAGAAAGCACGTAGGCAACAACGTGAAGAACTGAGGAAGTCAGGAGCCAACGCCATGAAAACGCTGCGAGGTTTCACCCTCATTGAACTGCTGGTCGTGATCGCGATCATCGCCGTCCTGGTGGCGATCCTGCTGCCGGCGCTGAGCATGGCGACGGCGAAGGCCAAGTCGGTAACCTGCCTGCACCGGTTCCACCAGCTTGCGGTCATGTTCACCTACTATCACGACGAGGGCTTCCGCGAAGGTCCTGTTGGTTTTCGGGATTGGGGAGGATGGAAGCCTACTAGCGATAATGACCCCCTTCCCTCAGATCGCTATGCCTACTTCGGCTGGTATTCTGATGCAACGAAAGACAGGTTCGGCAACGAGTGGTGGGGAATCGGCAAGTATGTCAACACACGCATGTCCAGTGACAGGACGCAGGTCTCCAGCCAGCGGGCGAGTATCTACTGTACGAACTTCCTGGGAGGAGCGCCGCCGACCGCCCATTCAGCCGGCTATTCCGTGAACTGGCAGTTGGGGCGAGCAAGGGTCTTGCCGGCCCCGGAAGATCTGCCCGAGCCCCCCAGTCGGAGCGTCATGCTGTGGTGCGGGACGCACGATCTCTACGGCGAACCCGAGTTCGAGTACGCGTGTTTTCCTCAGAACAATAAATGGGGATGGGGCGGCTTCGAAGGCGAGGAAATGGTAGCGGGCGGCTACTTCGTCCATAACAACTCGTCGAATTTCTTCTTCTTCGACGGCCACGCAATCGCCCAAACCGCCCTCCCAACGGCTGGAGACTACTACAACGCTTTTTACTGGGGCTATCGATGGTGAGTCTTCGCCGGTCGCCGTGGCAGCCGGATAGCCTCTAGTCCCTCCATACAGCAGCTTTGTGCGAGGAAATCCGATGAAAACGGTGACGTGGATGGTGTCGGTTCTGTTGACCGCGGCGTTCTTCTACACCGCCCTGGCGGAGGATGCAGCGGAGTGGAAGGTCGTCTCCGAACTGAGCGCGGAGAACTTCGAAACGCTGCCCGGCTGGGTCCGTTCTTCCGACCGCGGCACGGTCGAGGCCGACGGCTCGAACCTTCGCATCGAGAGCCTTGCCGGCGAGGGCCACGAATGGGCGGGCCACGCCATCCGGTACGAACCGGGGTTTTCGATCGACGGGGCCACGGTGCGCATCGAGATCGACACCGCCGGCCTCGAGATCTACCGCGACTTCACGATTATGCTCTATCCCAAGGACGGCAATACCCATCAGGAACCGTCCGTCTGGATCCACATCAACCACGGCAACGACAACAGCGTCTGCCTCGTCAGGCGGCACCGCGAGGGCCGGAACACCACGGTCATCCCGCCACAGCCGCTGCCCTTCAAGTTCACCGGCGACTGCCGGACCACACTGACCATCACCAACGGCACCGCCGTCCTGGAGGTCTCGCGCGGGCAGGCCACAAAGGAGATCGTCCTGCTCGACCTGATCCCCAAGCAGTGGCTGATCCACCCCTTCACGGTCGAGGTCGGGACCAGCCAGCACGGCAACCCCGCCATCCCAGCCACGGTCCTGGTCCGCCGTGTCCGCATCCTGACCTCAAATCTCGATGAAGCCACAGCGGAGGAGACCGTCGGCAACGGGCCCGGCAAGAGCGGCGCGGTCACTTATATCTACCTCGACGAGGTCGCCAACCGCCGGTTCGAGGATGATAAGTCGGACGACGGCGCCGGCGGATGGACCGATCAGGGCGCCAACGACCTGCGGTTCATCCCGCGCGGCTACCAGTTCTTCCGCAACGTGCCCTTCCACATCAACGACCGGCTCGAAGTCGTCGGCAACGCGCCGCGACCCGCCTGCATCCTGTTGAGAGGCAAGCACACCCCGCTCGCACCGCTCGCCGGCGACCCCATCCAGGTCAACGCCGCCGCGCCGTTCCTTTACTTCCTCCACACAGCAGCCTGGGGCGGAAGCAACATCCACATGGCCGACTACGTGATCCACTACGCCGACGGCGGGACAGAGACCATCCCCCTGCGCAGCGACCATGAGATCGCCGACTGGTGGGAGCCCAGGGACGATTCCGCCCGCTTCGCCCACGTCGCATGGGTCGGCCAGAACCTCGAGAAAGGATTCGTCGGGTTCTACCTCTACGAATGGAAGAACCCTCATCCGCAAAAGCCGGTCAGCCACATCGTCTTCCGCAGCACCGACAGCGCCGCCACGCCGGTGTGCATCGCGATCACCGCCTCCGACGCGCCGATCGAAATCGGCCCGGAGCCGCGGCGGCACCGGATGGCCGGCTACACGCTCTGCGAGTACCGCCAGCGGGCCAAGACCGCGCTGAAGTGGACCGCGGGCCCGACGCGGATCGTCGTCCAGCGGCGGCTCCCCATCGCCGCCAACAGCGACGTCAAGCAGGCCCGCATCGACGTGGTCCGCTATCGTGCCGAGACGCCCGCGTCGGCGAGCTGCGAGATTGCCGGCGTCGTCAAATCGATCCAACTGGACGCCGGCGACCTTCGCGGGCAGTTCCTGTTTACCGAACCGGCGGTCCTGGAATACCTGACCAGCCGCAAGGACGGCTTCGAGATCGCCGCGACCGTCGAGGACGCCACCGGCATCGGACAGTGGCATTACGAAGCCAATCCGCGCCATCACTTCATTCCCGACGGTGAAGACTTCGAGCACGGCTTGGCCGCGGTGACCGGAGTTTTCCAGGTCACGCCGTTTCTGCCCGAGCACGTCTATTCCGGTTACGTCGAACTCAAGCCCGCCGGCGTCGAGGCCCCGCCCGCCGAGGTCGTCGAGACCGCGCTGGCGCCGGCGGCGCAACAGCCCGAGTGGCTCGGAGGACAATTGTGCCTCAACGGCCAGTGGCAATGGCAGCCGGGCAAGGTCGGCGACGACGGAACGGCGATCCCCGCGGACGACTGGCGGCCGATCAACGTCCCGTGCGACGTCGGCGATGAAATCTTCAACGTCAACGAGGACATCATCGGCGCGTGGTTCAGGAAAAGCGTCTACTGCCCGTCAGAATGGAGCGACAAGCGCATCACGATCGAATTCCAAGCCGTCGCCGATTTCGCCACCGTCTTCTGCAACGGCGAAAAGGTGGACTACCACGAGGGAATCCTGCCCTTCAAGGTCGATCTGACCGACCGCCTTCGCTTCGGCCGGGACAACACCATCTGCCTGTTCGCCGAGAACGTCTACAAGGGCATCATCCCCCTTCCGCTCCATCAGCCGATGGCCTCGCTGGCCGCCGACGTGTCGCACTACAAGGGGCATGCGTATCGGCTGACGATGGTGCGCGGGGCTTACGACCAGAAACCCGATGAGGTGGAAATCCTGCTCGACGGGCAGAACATCGCCCGGAAGACCGGCAGCGCCAATCAGGTCGCCGTCGAAGGCGACGGCCTCTACCACCGCCAGCTCGAATGGGACCACAGCGTCCTGTTCTTCTCGACGCCGGGCAACGCGCCGTTCGAGCGGATCAAGGATCGGCTGGTCCTGCACTCGATCGTTCCCGGCGTGACTCGGCACTTCTCGCGCGGCGACTCGTCGCACCACTGGCGAACCCACCGGCCGCGGCAGACCGGCCCATACCGCGACGTCTTCCTTAACGTCACCGGCCGGTCGCGGATCGCCGACGTGTTCGTCAAGACCTCCGTGCGCGACATGGCGCTCGACGTCGACCTGGAACTGGCCGACCTGCCGGAATCCGGCGCGGTGTTGGCGGCGTCTGTCCGCGACGCAAGCCGGACGGTTCTGGACCTCGGCTCAACGCCGCTTGCGGCAAGCGACACGCGGATCGCGCTCCGCAAGCCCTGGAGCGACCCTGAGTTTTGGGGACCGGGCAATCCCTATCTGTACTTCCTCGAAGTGCAACTGACCGACGCCGACGGCCGGGCGCTCGACCGGCGGTTCACCCGTTTCGGGTTCCGCGAGTTCCGGGTCGATGGCGTCGATTTTGTCTTCAACGGCCAGAAGCCCTTCCACATTCAGGGCGAAAGCATCGCCGCGTGGGAGCTTCCGTTCCACCGCTGTCATCTCCGCTGGCACTACGCCGACCACGTTCAGCAGGCCAACGTCAACATGCTCCGCTTTCACAAGGGCGGCATGCTCTTTCCCGAGAACCTCGACCTGGCCGATGAGATGGGCATGCTCATCTGCCAGGAGAGCAACTTCAGCCTGCCCGCCGACGCGGTCGGCGACGACGGCCTTCCGAACGTTGAGCAAGCGATGAGGGCCGTCGGTTGGGTCTGCGACCAGGTCCGGAACCAGCGCAATCATCCCTCGTGCGTGATGTGGAGCACGGAGAATGAGTTCGGGTCGATCCGCGAAACCACCGACGTCGATGAGTCGGTCAAACGAACCGCTGAAATCCAACTCCGCCTGGACGGTGCGGTCAAGGAAATCGACCCCACCCGGCCGGTCGTCAACAACGGCGGGCACACCTTCCTCTACACCGACGCCTACAAGGACGACCGCGTCGACGTGATCGACGGCCACTACGTTCAGCCGCGGTTCTTCAGCGGCTGGAAAGAGAAATACGGCAAACCGGTCACCCTCGGCGAGGTGAGCCTCGGCGGCGACTTCGGCTGGACCTACCAGGGCGAGGTCCGCAGCCTTCGGCAACAGGGCCAGGACCCGCGGCCCCACTTCTGGCGACGGCTGAACGCGGCAACCCTCTACATGGCCGGCCGGATTCAGGCCTTTCGCGCCATTGACGTGGCCGGCATCTGGCCCTTCGCCTCCACCAAACGCTACCACCCCTTCATTTCCCTCTGGGACGGCGCCGACTACAGCGGCGCGTCGCCGGAGATCGCATGGCCCGCTCAATCCGGCGAACAGATCAAGCGGAAGCACATCATCTGGGGCCGCGGCACGTACAACTTCTTCGACCCCGCTGCGCCTCGCGCGACATACCTGCGGACCTACGACGCGCTGAAGGACAACTTCGACGAGGTGCCCAAGCTCGAACCGCGGTTCAGCCCGGAGGTCATCGTCCAAATCCTCGACCCAGCCGGCAAGCCGATGGCCGATACCCCGGTCTGGCTGATCCCGACCGATCAACCGGGCGCGCCGATCGGCGTGGTCGCCGACGCGGAGGGTAAAGCCTGGTTCTGGTGCAAGTCGGGCGCCGGAGAGTATACGGCGATGGTCCGCGCGAACGGCAGGGAGTATCAGGCAGCCGTCACGCCCGCTCCGGTCGGCGAGTGGCTCCAGGTCAAGACCGTGGTCGTCCGAATCCCGCAATAGCCGACGCGGTCAGTACCAGTCGGCCAACCGGTGAAGCCAGATCCGAATCTGCGGGCCTTCGTGGACGATCACCGCGGCCAGCACCAGCCACACGATCACCGTCGCCTGAAACGGCCGGTCCTCGACCAGCAGTTCCATCGGCCCGTCGTACTTGCCGGTCTGGATGATCACCGCGAACCGGAAAACGCCGTAGACCACGAAAGGCACCGTGTAGATCAGGTAGTTGGTGCCGAACTTGGCAGCCGTGCTCGGGTCCATCGTGTAAAGCAGGAACGTGATGACGGCCAGGGCGGCTGAGATGCTCAGCAGGTGGCCCAGAAGCTCCAGCGTGTAGTTGGCCAGCACCGGCCGACGGTCGCTGGCGAGCTGGTGGTCGTTCTTGGCCACCGCCAGTTCCGTCCGCCGTTTGCCGAACCCCACGAACAGGCACAGCGTGAATGTGCAGACGATCAACCACGGGCTCAGCGGGACGCCGATCGCGAACACCCCGGCCAGCGCCCGCAGCACAAAGCCGATGGCGATGCACATCACGTCGATGATCAGCATGTGCTTGAACCAGAACGAATAACCGACGTTCAGCAGCAGGTACGCCGCCGCCACGACGCCCAACAGGAATTTGAACCCGAACGCCAGAAACACCCCGGCCAGCACCAGCGCCACCGCCAGCGTCCACGCGGCGTGCATCGGCACCTCGCCGCTGGCCAGCGGACGCTTGCGCTTGCGCGGGTGCAGCCGGTCCTGCTCGACGTCGTGGATGTCGTTGATGACGTACGCGAAACTCGAAATCAGGCAGAACGACCCGAAGGCGATGAGGGTCGCGACGATCTTGTCGGGCTCGAACATCAGGTTCTGCTCGGCGAAGATCAGCGCCGCGAACACGAAGACGTTCTTGCTCCAGTGCACCGGCCGCAGCAGCCGGATATACGCGAACGGTTTAGCCATGCCCTTCGTCCAGCTTCTGGCGGAAGTAATCGACCGTTGCCTTCAGGCCTTCTATTCTATCGGTCCGCGGAGACCAGTTCAACAGTTCCCGGGCCAGACCGATGTCCGGCCGGCGGACCTTCGGGTCGTCCTGGGGCAACGGGCGGTACGCGATGCGGCTGGTGCTTCCGGTAATGTCGATGATCTCCTCGGCCAGTTGGCGAATCGTCACCTCATCGGGGTTGCCGAGATTCACCGGATACACGTAGTCCGACTCCAAAAGCCGCACCAGGCCCTCGACCAGATCATCGACATAGCAGAAGCTGCGGGTCTGCGAACCGTCGCCGTACGGCGTGACCGGCTCGTTCCGCAAAGCCTGGGTGATGAACGACGGCATGACCCGACCGTCGCTTAAGCGCATGTCCGGGCCGTAGGTGTTGAAAATCCGCGCCAGGTGGGTCGGCACGCCGTGCCGCCGGTGGTAGTTGACCACCAGCGCCTCGGCGAACCGCTTGCCCTCGTCGTAGCAGCTTCGCGGACCGATCGGGTTCACGTGCCCCCAATAACTCTCCGGCTGCGGATGCACCTGAGGATCGCCGTAGCATTCGCTGGTGCTGGCGTGGAGGAACGGGCAGCCGTTGGCCCGGGCCAGCTCCAACAGGTTGCCCACGCCCGCCGAGCAGACCCGCAAAATCTCCAGCGACAGCGGCTCAAAGTCCACCGGGCTGGCCGGACACGCCATATCGATCACCGCGTCCAGCGGCCCCACGTCGAACGGCAACGGCTCGCAAATATCGTGCTTGACGAACTCGATCGTGTCGTAGCGGTGCAGAAGGCTCAGGTTCCACGACGGCGCGGTCACCAGGTTGTCCACCACGATCACGTGGTGGCCGTCGCGGGCGTAACGCCGCGTCAGATGCGAACCGATAAACCCCGCTCCTCCCGCGATCAAAATCCGCATCGTCGGCCCCCTTCACAAAAGCGGTCCGTCTCCACACCCGAAAGCGACAGCCCACGTCAGAGCCGCCCCTTAAAGCTCCTTGCGCCCGGTCAAGGCATCGGCCAGCGTGGCCTTGGAGGTGAACTCCAACTGACCGCCCACCGCCACGCCCCGGGCCAGCCGCGTGATCTTCACCGGCAGCCCGGCCAGCCGCGAAGCCACGTTCAGCGCCGTGCTGTCGCCCTCCAGCGTCGGATTCGTGGCCATGATCACCTCTTTGACCTGACCCGACTCGATCCGCCGGACCAGCGCCTCGATGGTCAGGTCCGACGCCTCGACCCCTTCCAGCGGGGCCAGACGCCCCATCAGGACGTGGTACACCCCGCCGAACGAACCGATGCTCTCAAGCGTCGCCAGGTCCTTGGGCTGCTCGACCACGCACACCACCGACTGGTCGCGCCGCGGATCGCTGCAGATCCGGCACGGGTCCACGTCGGTCAGGTTGTAGCACACGCTGCAGTGCGTCAGCTTCAGTTTCAGGTCGCGAACAGCCTCAGCCAGGGCGAACACGTCGTCCCGATCCGTCCGCAACAGGTAAAAGGCGATCCGCTCGGCGCTGCGACGGCCAAGGCCGGGCAGTTTCTCCAAATGCGAAATCAGCCTGTCCAACACCTCGGAAGCCATTTGTTGCCTCTCCCTCTACTGCCCCAGAAGTCCCTTCAGCGGGCCCAGGGGCAGACTCTCGGTTAACTTGGCCATCTGTTCCTGCGCCACCTCCCGGGCCTGTTCGGTCGCCGAGTTCACCGCCGCCAGCACCAGGTCCTCGACCATCTCGACGTCACCGCCGGCGACCAGTTCCGGGGCAATCTTGATCTCGACCAGGTCGCCCAATCCGTTGACCACCGCGCGGACCTGCTCGCCCCCGGCCCGTCCCTCGATCCGCTTGGCCTTGAGCTCTTCCATGGCCTGCTTATATTCTTTGCCGATCTTGCCCAGGTTGCCCAGCAGGCCCATCATATTGCCTAACGATCCGAACATTTTGCTCTCCTGATCTTGTCTGATTTCGGGACGCCGAGCCGATCGACGGCCGCCCCGGCACGGGAGTGGAAACCTAATTATTGGCGCGCCAGGGCTATTTTTCCAGCGATTCGAACAGGTTGATCATCTCGATCGCGGTCATCGCCGCGTCGGCCCCCTTGTTGCCCGCCTTGGTTCCCGCCCGGTCGATCGCCTGCTCCAGATTGTCGGCGGTAATGACCCCGAAAACCACCGGAACCATCGTCTCGAGCCCCACCTGGGCCAGCCCGCGGGCGGTCTGCGAGGCCACGTGGTCAAAGTGTGGCGTCTGACCGCGGATGATCGCGCCCAAAGCGATCACCGCCTGGTACCGGCCCGCCGCCGCCAGGCGTTTGGCGGTCAGGGCCAGCTCGTACGAGCCCGGCACCCACGCCACGTCGATCTGCTCCTCGCTCGCCCCGTGGCGGATCAGGACGTCCTTGGCCCCGACCAGAAGCTGCTGGGAAATGAAGCTGTTGAACCGGCTGACCAGAACCACAAAACGATGGGCCGGCTGAACGACCAGCTTACCGGCGAATTCCTGACCCATGGGTCCACACTCCAGAAAATCACCCACACTTATACACCAACACGCCGACCAGTGTACCCGCCACCCGCGGGCGAGGCAAGGGGACAGAAAGAATGGAACGCCGTGCGGGTTTTCCTCTCGACAAACCGATTTCGGCGAATACACTTTGGCGACGAAAGGTCCGCGAAAGCTCTTGCAGGAGAACCGACATGGCGAGCGATCGTTACCTGGCGTACATGGGACTGGCCCCGAAGCGCATCCCTCACTGGGAGCATTGGTCGTGCCCGGACGCTGAGACGTACCTGAGCGGCATCGACTACTACGAGCACCCGCGGCAGTGCCGCCAGCGGCTGGCCGAGCTGTATCCGCAACTGCAACTGGATATCCCGGAGTCGGACGAGCCGAGGCGCCGGCCGGGACTCGACCTGACCGGGCAGAGCTCGCGGAGCGACGATCAGGGCCGCCACTACGTCCGCTGGGGCGACGCGGAAACCACGCACTGGGACTGGGGCATCAAGTTCGCCTCACCCGAGGAGGCCCTCAAGTTCTCCCCCCTGGAGCAGGGCGATTTCACCGACATCCCCGTCGTCGAGTCGCGCGACTATCGCGATGAAGACCAGCTTCTGCGGGCCTACGGCGGCGACCCGAGCAAGCCTCCGCAACGAGGCAAGCCCGGCGCGCCCGACACGGTCGGCTTCTATAACACGCTGTTCATGTGGCCGCTGCTGACCTTCGGATGGGACATGTTCCTCCAGATCTGCCTCGAGCCGGAGTTCGACCGGATCATGGACGAGTTCGCCGAGATCAACCGGCGGGTGTTTCGCGTGTTCTCCAAGCTGCCGGTCAACTTCGTCCTCTGCCACGACGACATCGTGACCACCCGCGGACCGGTCTGCTCGCCCGCATGGATGCACAAGCACATCTTCCCGCGCTACGAGGAGTTCTGGTCCATCGTCAAAGCCGAGGGCAAGGAAGTGCTCTTCATGGCCGATGGGAACATGGACTCCTTCGCCGACGACGTGATCGCCTGCGGGGCGCGCGGCATCATCTCCGAACCTTACACCGACTACAAGGCCATCGCCCGGCGATACGAAGGCCGAAACCTCTTCCTGGCCGGCGAGGGCGACAACCGCGTCCTGACCCGCAACAACCCAGCCGAGATCGACGCGATGGTCCGCAGCATGGTCGAGACCAGCCGCATGACCGGCGGATACGTCATGTGCGTCGGCAACCATATCCCGTGGAACATTCCGCCCGAGGCGATCAAACGCTACCTGGACCTCTCAGCCGAACTGGCGGTCCGA
This portion of the Phycisphaerae bacterium genome encodes:
- a CDS encoding SDR family oxidoreductase, producing the protein MRILIAGGAGFIGSHLTRRYARDGHHVIVVDNLVTAPSWNLSLLHRYDTIEFVKHDICEPLPFDVGPLDAVIDMACPASPVDFEPLSLEILRVCSAGVGNLLELARANGCPFLHASTSECYGDPQVHPQPESYWGHVNPIGPRSCYDEGKRFAEALVVNYHRRHGVPTHLARIFNTYGPDMRLSDGRVMPSFITQALRNEPVTPYGDGSQTRSFCYVDDLVEGLVRLLESDYVYPVNLGNPDEVTIRQLAEEIIDITGSTSRIAYRPLPQDDPKVRRPDIGLARELLNWSPRTDRIEGLKATVDYFRQKLDEGHG
- a CDS encoding YbaB/EbfC family nucleoid-associated protein, producing MFGSLGNMMGLLGNLGKIGKEYKQAMEELKAKRIEGRAGGEQVRAVVNGLGDLVEIKIAPELVAGGDVEMVEDLVLAAVNSATEQAREVAQEQMAKLTESLPLGPLKGLLGQ
- a CDS encoding decaprenyl-phosphate phosphoribosyltransferase, whose amino-acid sequence is MAKPFAYIRLLRPVHWSKNVFVFAALIFAEQNLMFEPDKIVATLIAFGSFCLISSFAYVINDIHDVEQDRLHPRKRKRPLASGEVPMHAAWTLAVALVLAGVFLAFGFKFLLGVVAAAYLLLNVGYSFWFKHMLIIDVMCIAIGFVLRALAGVFAIGVPLSPWLIVCTFTLCLFVGFGKRRTELAVAKNDHQLASDRRPVLANYTLELLGHLLSISAALAVITFLLYTMDPSTAAKFGTNYLIYTVPFVVYGVFRFAVIIQTGKYDGPMELLVEDRPFQATVIVWLVLAAVIVHEGPQIRIWLHRLADWY
- a CDS encoding 6,7-dimethyl-8-ribityllumazine synthase, which produces MGQEFAGKLVVQPAHRFVVLVSRFNSFISQQLLVGAKDVLIRHGASEEQIDVAWVPGSYELALTAKRLAAAGRYQAVIALGAIIRGQTPHFDHVASQTARGLAQVGLETMVPVVFGVITADNLEQAIDRAGTKAGNKGADAAMTAIEMINLFESLEK
- the recR gene encoding recombination protein RecR; translated protein: MASEVLDRLISHLEKLPGLGRRSAERIAFYLLRTDRDDVFALAEAVRDLKLKLTHCSVCYNLTDVDPCRICSDPRRDQSVVCVVEQPKDLATLESIGSFGGVYHVLMGRLAPLEGVEASDLTIEALVRRIESGQVKEVIMATNPTLEGDSTALNVASRLAGLPVKITRLARGVAVGGQLEFTSKATLADALTGRKEL